In Candidatus Lernaella stagnicola, one genomic interval encodes:
- a CDS encoding SAM-dependent methyltransferase has protein sequence MRENQASRTAEYAASFRALETVRYPANVRLFEDPFAVRFLAPSLRFIVRLAGLPLLGALVRGYVDRRWPGAMTSGIARTRLIDDLLLAGVRDDIRQVIVLGAGFDSRAYRLPDLQECRVVEVDHPATQAMKRERMGPLGEASLRHVVFLPADLTKQDLPDVLKNTGLDRNQRTFVLWEGVTHYLGEAAVDATLRALAQAMAPGSRLLFTYLHGGLLDGTVEFDGARASKEQVAGDGEPWIWGMNPEKMPSFLAERGYQLLEDTGATEYRTRYWGERGRRMPGFAFYRVALAELHLGEKR, from the coding sequence ATGAGGGAAAACCAAGCCAGTCGAACCGCGGAGTACGCCGCGTCCTTCCGGGCGTTGGAGACCGTCCGGTATCCGGCGAATGTTCGCCTGTTCGAGGACCCCTTCGCGGTGCGTTTCCTCGCGCCGTCGTTGCGGTTTATCGTCCGGTTGGCGGGCCTTCCCCTTCTCGGAGCGCTCGTGCGCGGCTACGTGGATCGTCGCTGGCCGGGCGCGATGACCTCGGGTATCGCCCGCACGCGCTTGATCGACGACTTGCTGCTCGCCGGCGTTCGTGACGACATCCGGCAGGTCATCGTCCTGGGCGCGGGCTTTGACAGCCGGGCATACCGACTCCCCGACCTCCAGGAATGCCGGGTTGTCGAAGTGGACCATCCCGCCACACAGGCAATGAAGCGGGAGCGGATGGGGCCGCTCGGGGAAGCATCGCTTCGTCACGTCGTATTCCTCCCGGCCGACCTAACCAAGCAGGACCTACCCGACGTTTTGAAAAACACCGGCCTCGATCGAAACCAGCGCACGTTCGTCCTGTGGGAGGGCGTGACTCACTACCTGGGGGAGGCTGCCGTCGACGCCACCCTGCGCGCTCTGGCGCAAGCCATGGCTCCGGGAAGCCGCCTGCTATTCACTTATCTACATGGTGGATTGCTCGACGGTACCGTGGAGTTTGACGGCGCGCGGGCTTCGAAAGAGCAGGTGGCCGGCGACGGTGAGCCTTGGATTTGGGGCATGAACCCCGAAAAGATGCCGTCTTTTCTGGCCGAGCGGGGGTATCAACTTCTTGAGGATACCGGAGCGACGGAATACCGCACCCGCTACTGGGGCGAGCGCGGTCGCCGGATGCCGGGCTTCGCTTTCTATCGGGTGGCTTTGGCAGAGCTGCATCTTGGGGAAAAGCGCTAG
- a CDS encoding YaiI/YqxD family protein, giving the protein MQGRIPELYIDADACPVKNEIYKATEKYNVTVYVVCNSTMNVPIKTRIHLTVVDKGPDEADDWIVENVTEGDIVVTADIPLASRCIKKGARVLDNRGREFTEDSIGSALAARDLNEHLRMMGVIMTGPRPLEKKNRSEFVSKLHQVIQALMK; this is encoded by the coding sequence ATGCAAGGTAGAATCCCTGAGCTTTATATTGACGCCGATGCATGCCCTGTGAAAAACGAGATTTACAAAGCCACCGAAAAATACAATGTCACTGTTTATGTTGTCTGTAATTCGACTATGAATGTACCAATAAAGACTCGTATTCATCTTACTGTCGTGGATAAAGGGCCGGACGAAGCCGACGACTGGATTGTCGAGAACGTCACTGAAGGCGACATCGTTGTGACCGCCGATATTCCCCTGGCGAGTCGCTGCATAAAAAAAGGGGCTCGAGTTCTTGATAACCGTGGGCGAGAGTTTACCGAGGATTCCATCGGCAGCGCCCTAGCGGCCAGGGACCTGAATGAACACCTGCGTATGATGGGGGTCATCATGACGGGCCCCCGTCCCTTGGAGAAAAAGAACCGGTCTGAATTCGTTTCCAAATTGCACCAAGTGATTCAGGCTTTGATGAAGTGA
- a CDS encoding ADP-ribosylglycohydrolase family protein yields the protein MPLLGKRLFILIVVLSFVTCAMWACGDDEKTDDDDAADDDTQNTDDDDDNDDNDNDDDDDDTPVTLQIDLATLEDKIQGSWVGQMAGVTWGAPTEFHYRGEIMPDGEVPEWEPTRINRGFNQDDIYVEIPFLDVMSTYDVTAGWVAFGEAFRDTQFILMHANLAARRNLRDGIPAPDSGHYTNNEHCDDIDWQIESDFVGAICPGLVNPAVDIAWRAGHVMNFGDGVLGGVFIAAMHSAAFFAEDLVDIISAGRRVLPEGSKYRMVVDDVIAWYTEGRSWEVTWQLLQDKWGADDRCPGFENRLDENYNIDAIVNGAYVLIGLLYGDGDFEQSMRIAMRCGQDSDCNPSSVGGILGNWMGLSQIPDKFKRELESDRRFMFTDYTFEDVISTTLDLSRQVMLQAGAVVEGVGEDEVWTIPFTEEIQPPLLEQWPEIQNVPPVLSASVISQDGPVVELEADATDADGVLAYEWHFGDLSRAKGAQVEHEYASAGTYEVIAYVTDWAGNTSWQAISVTIP from the coding sequence ATGCCCCTTCTCGGTAAAAGGCTATTTATCTTGATCGTCGTGTTGTCGTTCGTGACCTGTGCGATGTGGGCCTGCGGTGACGACGAAAAAACCGACGATGACGACGCGGCGGACGATGATACCCAGAACACCGACGATGACGATGACAACGACGATAACGATAACGACGACGACGATGACGATACGCCGGTGACGCTGCAAATCGACCTGGCGACTCTGGAGGACAAGATTCAGGGTTCGTGGGTCGGGCAAATGGCCGGAGTGACGTGGGGCGCACCGACCGAATTCCACTACCGCGGCGAGATCATGCCGGATGGCGAGGTTCCCGAGTGGGAGCCCACGCGGATCAACCGCGGCTTTAATCAGGACGACATCTACGTCGAGATCCCCTTTCTGGATGTGATGAGCACCTACGACGTTACCGCCGGCTGGGTTGCATTCGGCGAGGCCTTCCGTGACACCCAATTTATTTTGATGCACGCCAACTTGGCCGCGCGCCGAAATCTCCGCGACGGCATCCCGGCGCCGGACTCCGGCCACTATACGAACAACGAGCATTGCGACGACATCGACTGGCAGATCGAATCGGATTTTGTGGGCGCGATATGCCCCGGGCTGGTCAATCCGGCCGTCGATATCGCCTGGCGCGCCGGGCACGTCATGAATTTTGGCGACGGCGTTCTGGGCGGCGTGTTTATCGCGGCCATGCACTCCGCCGCGTTTTTCGCTGAGGATCTTGTGGATATCATTTCAGCGGGACGGCGGGTCCTTCCAGAGGGCTCCAAATACCGGATGGTGGTCGATGATGTCATCGCTTGGTACACCGAAGGCCGAAGCTGGGAAGTGACGTGGCAATTGCTTCAGGACAAGTGGGGGGCGGACGATCGATGCCCCGGCTTCGAAAACCGCTTGGATGAAAATTACAACATCGACGCGATCGTCAACGGAGCCTACGTCCTAATCGGCTTGCTGTACGGCGACGGCGACTTTGAGCAATCGATGCGCATCGCCATGCGGTGCGGTCAGGACAGCGACTGCAATCCGTCCTCGGTGGGCGGCATCTTGGGCAACTGGATGGGGCTTTCCCAAATCCCCGATAAGTTCAAGCGGGAACTCGAAAGCGACCGCCGGTTCATGTTCACCGATTACACGTTCGAAGACGTGATTTCGACCACGCTGGACCTTTCTCGGCAGGTCATGCTTCAGGCAGGCGCCGTGGTCGAAGGCGTGGGCGAGGATGAGGTCTGGACAATCCCCTTCACGGAAGAAATTCAGCCGCCTTTGCTCGAGCAATGGCCCGAGATTCAGAACGTTCCACCGGTGCTTTCGGCCTCTGTCATTTCGCAGGACGGCCCGGTTGTCGAACTGGAAGCCGATGCCACCGACGCGGACGGCGTGCTTGCCTACGAATGGCATTTCGGCGACCTCAGCCGCGCCAAGGGCGCACAAGTGGAACACGAATACGCGTCGGCGGGCACGTATGAGGTCATCGCGTACGTCACGGATTGGGCCGGAAACACCTCATGGCAGGCTATCTCCGTCACGATTCCTTGA
- a CDS encoding RluA family pseudouridine synthase translates to MKHLPKTLIVSHEDEDIIVVDKPAGLLTMDTDRHTSRTVYFYLTDYVRKGNSRSRKRIFIVHRLDRDASGLLVFAKTEFAKRQLQDHWQDAIKKYLAVVHGRFEKQTGTIESYLAESKAFRVYSTPEASKGRLARTGYTVLRETAHLSLLEINLITGRKHQIRVHMADSGHAIVGDKKYGKKIKGHARLALHAFSLTFRHPATGEMMTFETKTPDFVGKLVRA, encoded by the coding sequence ATGAAGCATCTGCCGAAGACACTCATCGTATCGCACGAAGACGAAGACATCATCGTGGTGGACAAGCCGGCGGGGCTTCTGACCATGGATACGGACCGGCACACGTCGCGCACGGTCTATTTCTACCTGACCGACTACGTCCGCAAAGGCAACTCGCGGTCCAGGAAACGTATTTTCATCGTTCATCGCCTCGATCGGGATGCTTCGGGACTTCTGGTCTTTGCGAAAACCGAGTTCGCCAAGCGTCAGTTGCAGGATCACTGGCAGGACGCGATTAAAAAGTACCTCGCCGTCGTGCACGGTCGGTTCGAGAAGCAAACCGGCACGATCGAGTCGTATCTTGCTGAAAGTAAAGCGTTTAGAGTCTACTCAACGCCCGAAGCGTCCAAAGGCAGACTGGCCCGGACCGGCTACACCGTTCTCAGGGAAACCGCGCACCTCTCGTTGCTCGAAATCAACCTGATTACCGGTCGAAAACACCAAATCAGGGTACACATGGCCGACAGCGGCCACGCCATCGTCGGCGACAAGAAATACGGAAAGAAGATCAAAGGGCACGCCCGGCTGGCGCTTCATGCCTTTTCGCTCACCTTTCGGCACCCGGCGACCGGGGAAATGATGACCTTCGAAACGAAAACTCCTGATTTCGTTGGGAAACTCGTACGAGCCTAG
- a CDS encoding type I restriction enzyme HsdR N-terminal domain-containing protein has protein sequence MPRHVISKETRKAINDAKRLVERLKASDGNEAETRRRVERIFETVLGYDAFEHLSREHAVRGAGETEHIDFSITVQKGEEAQPAILVELKRIGINLSRKHLKQVTSYAIDMGCEWALLTNALEWRVYHIEFGQPPETKLIAEWNMLEDDIASIARYFEMISLKNVKRGGLAKLWEKMDILTNKNLLKALFSAASLKLTCKILRKQTGVAVLPEDILIGARKLLNEAALSDFSGIKITLPVRKKRTKKVARKKAEPYAEVASTETEAQESIPEPKHEES, from the coding sequence ATGCCCCGCCACGTTATTTCGAAAGAAACTCGAAAAGCCATTAACGATGCTAAACGCCTTGTTGAAAGACTCAAAGCGTCTGATGGAAATGAGGCAGAAACCAGAAGGCGAGTGGAAAGAATATTTGAAACCGTCTTGGGCTATGATGCCTTTGAACATTTGTCACGAGAACATGCTGTACGAGGCGCGGGAGAAACCGAGCACATCGACTTTTCAATAACCGTTCAAAAAGGCGAGGAAGCACAGCCGGCAATACTCGTTGAATTAAAAAGAATTGGAATTAATCTAAGCCGAAAACACCTTAAACAAGTCACTTCATATGCAATCGATATGGGCTGTGAGTGGGCACTATTGACCAACGCCCTGGAATGGCGCGTTTATCATATAGAATTTGGTCAACCACCGGAGACTAAATTGATCGCCGAATGGAATATGTTGGAAGATGATATTGCCAGCATAGCTCGGTATTTTGAAATGATTTCTTTGAAAAACGTAAAAAGGGGAGGACTGGCTAAGCTCTGGGAAAAAATGGATATTCTTACTAATAAAAATTTGCTGAAAGCGTTGTTTTCTGCTGCGTCACTTAAATTGACCTGCAAGATCCTGCGTAAACAAACCGGGGTCGCAGTACTACCGGAAGACATTTTAATCGGCGCGCGAAAACTGCTGAACGAAGCGGCCTTAAGTGATTTCTCGGGGATAAAGATTACGTTGCCGGTCAGGAAAAAAAGAACGAAAAAAGTTGCTCGAAAAAAAGCGGAACCTTACGCTGAGGTAGCTTCAACAGAGACCGAGGCACAGGAAAGCATTCCGGAGCCAAAGCACGAGGAATCTTAG
- a CDS encoding lysophospholipid acyltransferase family protein, with protein sequence MFAFAKIVPISAGLKIGAAIGSIAWRLLAYERNCAMNHLKVAFPDWTDEKCAATGKEAFRNLGRSFFEMFHFPELLATVHDPNPYVDIRGKENLDKALENGKGIIFFTGHVGNWEIMAASLAARGYKGGEIVRSLYDERINKLLNDHRRRFNYRPLTRGGQELVADIVELLSSNEMLALLMDQDTKVKGVFADFFGKPAWTPSGPAFLCRMAGMDALMLTVHRRPEGGHMVEISPPVPRPQTEDAAADTVAYTQTMNRMLCEHIARHPTEWVWMHRRWKTRPEGEPPELHPAPRPRKPWRY encoded by the coding sequence ATGTTCGCGTTCGCCAAAATCGTCCCGATTTCAGCAGGTCTAAAGATAGGCGCGGCAATCGGAAGCATTGCCTGGCGTCTACTGGCCTACGAGCGAAATTGCGCCATGAACCACCTGAAGGTGGCCTTCCCCGATTGGACCGATGAAAAGTGCGCCGCCACCGGCAAAGAAGCTTTTCGCAACCTCGGTCGGAGCTTTTTCGAGATGTTCCATTTCCCGGAGTTGCTGGCCACGGTGCATGATCCGAATCCCTACGTAGACATCCGCGGGAAAGAGAACCTGGACAAAGCCCTGGAAAATGGAAAAGGGATTATTTTCTTCACCGGGCACGTGGGGAACTGGGAAATCATGGCGGCGTCGTTGGCCGCTCGGGGATACAAGGGCGGCGAGATCGTCCGCAGCCTATATGATGAGCGGATCAACAAGCTCCTAAACGACCATCGTCGCAGATTTAATTACCGCCCTCTAACCCGCGGCGGACAGGAACTAGTGGCGGATATCGTCGAGCTTCTATCGAGCAACGAGATGCTCGCCCTGTTGATGGATCAGGACACCAAAGTGAAGGGCGTGTTCGCAGACTTTTTCGGCAAGCCCGCCTGGACGCCCTCCGGCCCCGCCTTCCTGTGCCGGATGGCCGGGATGGATGCCTTGATGCTCACCGTGCATCGCCGGCCCGAAGGGGGCCACATGGTGGAGATCAGCCCGCCGGTGCCCCGCCCTCAGACCGAGGACGCCGCCGCGGATACCGTCGCCTACACGCAGACGATGAACCGCATGCTCTGCGAACACATTGCACGCCACCCCACCGAATGGGTCTGGATGCATCGCCGGTGGAAAACGCGCCCCGAGGGAGAGCCGCCCGAATTGCACCCGGCCCCTCGACCAAGAAAGCCCTGGCGATATTAA